One genomic segment of Clavelina lepadiformis chromosome 3, kaClaLepa1.1, whole genome shotgun sequence includes these proteins:
- the LOC143449723 gene encoding uncharacterized protein LOC143449723, with the protein MKVFFVSLACLVAVAASYTVNEVEIQQVQFSEAAKAQLIAVSKDALQNLCLSENVEPEILTTICMKALSNSFQSVYSSDAMTRGSRNCVDCSVADPICWDACPQ; encoded by the exons ATGAAGGTGTTCTTCGTATCTCTGGCATGTTTGGTCGCAGTTGCGGCGTCTTATACCGTAAATGAAGTAGAG ATTCAGCAAGTTCAATTTTCGGAAGCGGCTAAAGCACAATTAATTGCGGTGTCAAAAGATGCTCTGCAGAATTTGTGCTTGTCTGAAAATGTGGAGCCGGAAATTCTGACCACAATTTGCATGAAAGCGCTCTCCAACAGCTTCCAATCTGTTTACTCAAGTGACGCAA TGACAAGAGGTTCTCGAAATTGCGTCGACTGCTCTGTGGCCGATCCTATCTGCTGGGATGCCTGTCCACAGTAA
- the LOC143449722 gene encoding uncharacterized protein LOC143449722 gives MKVFFVSLACLVAVAASYTVNEAELQQVQFSEAAKAQLIAVSKDALQNLCLSENVEPEILTTICMKALSNSFQSVSSSDAMTRDSRNCVDCSVADPICWDACPQ, from the exons ATGAAGGTATTCTTCGTATCTCTCGCATGTCTGGTCGCGGTTGCGGCGTCTTATACCGTAAATGAAGCAGAG CTTCAGCAAGTTCAATTTTCGGAAGCGGCTAAAGCACAATTAATTGCGGTGTCAAAAGATGCTCTGCAGAATTTGTGCTTGTCTGAAAATGTGGAGCCGGAAATTCTGACCACAATTTGCATGAAAGCGCTCTCCAACAGCTTCCAATCTGTGTCCTCAAGTGACGCAA TGACAAGAGATTCTCGAAATTGTGTCGACTGCTCTGTGGCCGACCCTATCTGCTGGGATGCCTGTCCACAGTAG
- the LOC143450137 gene encoding uncharacterized protein LOC143450137, translated as MKVFFVSLACLVAVAASYTVNEVELQQVQFSEAAKAQLIAVSKDALQNLCLSENVEPEILTTICMKALSNSFQSVYSSDAMTRDSRNCVDCSVADPICWDACPQ; from the exons ATGAAGGTGTTCTTCGTATCTCTCGCATGTTTGGTCGCGGTTGCGGCGTCTTATACCGTAAATGAAGTAGAG CTTCAGCAAGTTCAATTTTCGGAAGCGGCCAAAGCACAATTAATTGCGGTGTCAAAAGATGCTCTGCAGAATTTGTGCTTGTCGGAAAATGTGGAGCCGGAAATTCTGACCACAATTTGCATGAAAGCGCTCTCCAACAGCTTCCAATCTGTTTACTCAAGTGACGCAA TGACAAGAGATTCTCGAAATTGTGTCGACTGCTCTGTGGCCGACCCTATCTGCTGGGATGCCTGTCCACAGTAG
- the LOC143450023 gene encoding uncharacterized protein LOC143450023, protein MKVFFVSLACLVAVAASYTVNEVEIQQVQFSEAAKAQLIAVSKDALQNLCLSENVEPEILTTICMKALSNSFQSVYSSDAMTRGSQNCVDCSVADPICWDACPQ, encoded by the exons ATGAAGGTGTTCTTCGTATCTCTCGCATGTTTGGTCGCGGTTGCGGCGTCTTATACCGTAAATGAAGTAGAG ATTCAGCAAGTTCAATTTTCGGAAGCGGCTAAAGCACAATTAATTGCGGTGTCAAAAGATGCTCTGCAGAATTTGTGCTTGTCGGAAAATGTGGAACCGGAAATTCTGACCACAATTTGCATGAAAGCGCTCTCCAACAGCTTCCAATCTGTTTACTCAAGTGACGCAA TGACAAGAGGTTCTCAGAATTGCGTCGACTGCTCTGTGGCCGACCCTATCTGCTGGGATGCCTGTCCACAGTAA
- the LOC143450477 gene encoding uncharacterized protein LOC143450477, producing MICFYSTMRKCKNDPDRFCYICGKVTLRSRQAKITQFVKKAYYAYFGVKLGDQDKAFAPHICCRACVENLRLWSLKKIKSLPFGIPMVWREGKDHVTDCYFCMTNLQGINRKNKQHVKYPDVPSAMKPVPHGPGIPVPEPPGEISEMECCSSAASKASEQDTWDAEQSTSQPKPLTQLELNDLTRDLNLTKESAQLLGSRLRENNLLAPCTTYFWYRYEDK from the exons atgatttgtttttacagtacaaTGAGAAAGTGCAAAAATGATCCAGACAGGTTCTGTTACATATGTGGCAAGGTCACCCTGCGCAGTCGCCAAGCAAAAATTACgcagtttgttaaaaaagcaTATTATGCGTATTTTGGAGTAAAACTAGGCGATCAGGACAAGGCATTTGCTCCGCACATATGTTGTAGAGCATGCGTTGAAAACTTGAGATTATGGAGcctaaagaaaataaagagcCTTCCTTTCGGTATTCCTATGGTATGGAGAGAAGGAAAAGACCATGTCactgattgttatttttgcatgacCAACTTACAAG gaATAAACCGGAAGAACAAACAACATGTGAAGTACCCTGATGTTCCTTCAGCCATGAAACCAGTACCACATGGCCCTGGTATTCCTGTTCCAGAACCACCTGGAGAAATAAGTGAAATGGAGTGTTGTTCATCTGCAGCGAGCAAAGCAAGTGAACAAGACACATGGGATGCAGAGCAAAGTACAAGCCAACCGAAGCCTCTTACACAGCTTGAGCTGAATGACCTAACCCGAGATTTAAATCTCACCAAAGAATCCGCTCAGCTCCTAGGATCACGACTACGTGAGAACAACTTGCTAGCTCCATGCACCACATATTTCTGGTATCGGTATGAAGATAAAtag
- the LOC143448728 gene encoding uncharacterized protein LOC143448728, with the protein MKLQVVLCFCLYSVAFANDDWKSLITGYVERERSSFSPAARAQLREAGKLAVEFLCKGENVDPQISSTICERAQMTGLNKPDWKTRTYKRSGMFKRQCMDCQVADPICYNGCPQ; encoded by the exons atGAAGCTGCAAGTTGTTTTATGCTTTTGCTTATATTCTGTTGCTTTTGCAAACGATGATTGGAAGTCGTTGATAACAGGATACGTGGAAAGG GAAAGAAGCTCGTTTTCACCAGCTGCGCGGGCACAACTCCGAGAAGCAGGCAAACTAGCTGTAGAGTTTCTTTGCAAAGGGGAGAACGTAGATCCACAAATTTCGTCGACCATTTGCGAGAGGGCCCAAATGACAGGACTGAATAAACCAGACTGGAAGACCAGAACATATAAAAGATCTGGAA TGTTCAAAAGACAATGCATGGACTGCCAAGTGGCTGACCCAATTTGCTACAACGGTTGTCCCCAGTAA